In one window of Rathayibacter caricis DSM 15933 DNA:
- a CDS encoding TatD family hydrolase, translating into MTDSQHVRARENTSGRDLTYPPLPEALVVPVYDNHTHLEIADGLEPLDYREQLDRASTVGVRGVVQVGTDVATSRWSAEMAASEPRMLAAVAIHPNEAPELDARGELDDALAVIAELATQPRVRAVGETGLDYFRTGESGRGAQQRSFEEHIRIAKEAGIALQIHDRDAHREVMDTLRRVGAPERTVFHCFSGDAEMARMCAEEGWYLSFAGNVTFKNAEPLREALAVTPRHLILVETDAPFLTPMPLRGRPNAPYLLPHTLRAMAAHLETDVGHLAATIASNTEQVYGEWGGEVGSEPTEPVGQLA; encoded by the coding sequence ATGACCGACAGCCAGCACGTCCGCGCCCGCGAGAACACCTCCGGCCGCGACCTGACGTACCCTCCGCTGCCCGAGGCCCTCGTGGTCCCCGTCTACGACAACCACACGCACCTCGAGATCGCCGACGGCCTCGAGCCGCTCGACTACCGGGAGCAGCTCGACCGCGCCTCCACGGTCGGCGTCCGCGGCGTCGTCCAGGTCGGCACCGATGTGGCGACCAGCCGCTGGTCGGCCGAGATGGCCGCCTCCGAGCCGCGCATGCTCGCCGCCGTCGCGATCCACCCGAACGAGGCCCCCGAGCTCGACGCGCGGGGCGAGCTCGACGACGCCCTCGCGGTGATCGCCGAGCTCGCGACCCAGCCCCGGGTGCGCGCCGTCGGCGAGACGGGTCTCGACTACTTCCGCACCGGCGAGAGCGGCCGCGGGGCTCAGCAGCGCTCGTTCGAGGAGCACATCCGCATCGCGAAGGAGGCGGGCATCGCGCTGCAGATCCACGACCGCGATGCCCATCGCGAGGTGATGGACACGCTCCGCCGGGTCGGCGCCCCCGAGCGCACCGTCTTCCACTGCTTCTCCGGCGACGCCGAGATGGCGCGGATGTGCGCGGAGGAGGGCTGGTACCTCTCGTTCGCCGGCAACGTGACCTTCAAGAACGCGGAGCCGCTCCGCGAGGCGCTCGCCGTCACTCCGCGGCACCTGATCCTCGTCGAGACGGACGCGCCGTTCCTCACTCCGATGCCGCTGCGCGGGCGCCCCAACGCCCCCTACCTCCTCCCGCACACCCTGCGCGCCATGGCCGCGCACCTCGAGACCGACGTGGGGCACCTCGCCGCGACGATCGCGTCGAACACCGAGCAGGTGTACGGCGAGTGGGGCGGCGAGGTCGGGTCGGAGCCGACGGAGCCGGTGGGGCAGCTCGCATGA
- the metG gene encoding methionine--tRNA ligase → MSDGASFYLTTPIFYVNDVPHIGHAYTEVAADVLTRWHRQAGDDTWLLTGTDEHGQKILRTATANGTTPQEWADRLVETAWQPLLSTIDIANDDFIRTTDERHEVNVQKFLQKLYDGGAIYTGEYEGYYCVGCEEYKQLSDLDEGTGDYEGQYVCKIHSKPVELLSEKNYFFRMSEYTERLLALYEERPDFVQPESARNEVVSFVRQGLADLSISRSSFDWGVKVPWDDSHVVYVWFDALLNYVTAVGYGQDDEEFARRWPATHIVGKDILRFHAVIWPAMLMAAGLDVPKQVFGHGWLLVGGEKMSKSKLTGIAPEQITDTFGSDAFRYYFMRAITFGQDGSFSWEDLSARYQAELANGFGNLASRVIAMLNRYYDGVVPGPGVATEAEERVQRTVAAAAASADAAIDALAIHDAITAVWTIVDELNGYITEQEPWALAKNDADRERLGTVLYTATEGLRALAVLLSPVVPRATAKLWTALGVEESLGSLAAQPIREAGDWGRVPVGTTVDTLEALFPRIETPAS, encoded by the coding sequence ATGTCCGACGGCGCCTCCTTCTATCTCACGACCCCGATCTTCTACGTCAACGACGTCCCCCACATCGGGCACGCGTACACGGAGGTCGCGGCGGACGTGCTGACCCGCTGGCACCGTCAGGCCGGCGACGACACCTGGCTGCTCACCGGCACCGACGAGCACGGCCAGAAGATCCTGCGCACCGCGACGGCGAACGGCACGACTCCGCAGGAGTGGGCGGACCGCCTCGTCGAGACCGCGTGGCAGCCGCTCCTGAGCACCATCGACATCGCCAACGACGACTTCATCCGCACCACGGACGAGCGGCACGAGGTCAACGTGCAGAAGTTCCTCCAGAAGCTCTACGACGGCGGCGCGATCTACACCGGCGAGTACGAGGGCTACTACTGCGTCGGCTGCGAGGAGTACAAGCAGCTCTCGGACCTCGACGAGGGCACCGGCGACTACGAGGGCCAGTACGTCTGCAAGATCCACTCCAAGCCGGTCGAGCTGCTCAGCGAGAAGAACTACTTCTTCAGGATGAGCGAGTACACCGAGCGCCTGCTCGCGCTCTACGAGGAGCGCCCCGACTTCGTGCAGCCGGAGTCGGCCCGCAACGAGGTCGTCAGCTTCGTGCGCCAGGGCCTCGCCGACCTCTCGATCTCGCGCTCGAGCTTCGACTGGGGCGTGAAGGTCCCGTGGGACGACTCGCACGTCGTCTACGTCTGGTTCGACGCCCTGCTCAACTACGTCACCGCCGTCGGCTACGGCCAGGATGACGAGGAGTTCGCCCGCCGCTGGCCGGCGACCCACATCGTCGGCAAGGACATCCTCCGCTTCCACGCGGTGATCTGGCCCGCGATGCTGATGGCCGCAGGGCTCGACGTGCCCAAGCAGGTCTTCGGCCACGGCTGGCTGCTGGTCGGCGGCGAGAAGATGTCGAAGTCGAAGCTCACCGGCATCGCGCCCGAGCAGATCACCGACACGTTCGGGTCCGACGCGTTCCGCTACTACTTCATGCGCGCGATCACGTTCGGCCAGGACGGCTCGTTCTCGTGGGAGGACCTCTCGGCGCGCTACCAGGCCGAGCTGGCGAACGGATTCGGCAACCTCGCCTCGCGCGTGATCGCCATGCTCAACCGCTACTACGACGGCGTCGTGCCCGGGCCCGGAGTCGCCACCGAGGCGGAGGAGCGCGTGCAGCGCACCGTCGCCGCCGCGGCCGCCTCGGCCGACGCGGCGATCGACGCCCTCGCCATCCACGACGCGATCACCGCGGTGTGGACCATCGTCGACGAGCTGAACGGCTACATCACCGAGCAGGAGCCGTGGGCGCTCGCCAAGAACGACGCCGACCGCGAACGGCTCGGCACGGTCCTCTACACGGCGACGGAGGGGCTGCGCGCCCTCGCCGTGCTGCTCTCGCCGGTCGTGCCCCGCGCGACCGCGAAGCTGTGGACTGCGCTCGGCGTCGAGGAGTCGCTCGGCTCCCTCGCGGCGCAGCCGATCCGCGAGGCCGGCGACTGGGGCCGCGTGCCCGTCGGCACGACGGTCGACACCCTCGAGGCCCTCTTCCCCCGCATCGAGACCCCGGCGAGCTGA
- the rsmI gene encoding 16S rRNA (cytidine(1402)-2'-O)-methyltransferase has translation MIILAGTPIGNLGDASRRLVEALSTAQHVAAEDTRVTIQLLRALGIENRPTLYALHDHNERQRAAELVELARDQDLLVLSDAGMPTVSDPGYHLVETAVAAGVAVTALPGPSAVLMALAVSGLPTDRFSFEGFLPRKHGERVSTFRSLVDERRTMVFFESPHRIGDALADLVEAMGPERRVVVCRELTKMFEEVRRGTAAELAEWAAGGLRGEICLVVQGAPEREASQEDALADVLARVAAGARLKEASAEVAERTGLSRRELYEAALASRRG, from the coding sequence ATGATCATCCTCGCGGGCACGCCCATCGGAAACCTCGGCGATGCCTCCCGGCGGCTCGTGGAGGCGCTCTCGACCGCGCAGCACGTCGCCGCCGAGGACACCCGCGTCACCATCCAGCTGCTGCGGGCGCTCGGCATCGAGAACCGGCCGACCCTCTACGCGCTGCACGACCACAACGAGCGCCAGCGGGCGGCCGAGCTGGTCGAGCTCGCCCGCGACCAGGACCTGCTCGTGCTCAGCGACGCCGGCATGCCTACCGTGTCCGATCCGGGCTACCACCTCGTCGAGACGGCGGTGGCCGCCGGAGTCGCGGTCACGGCGCTCCCCGGTCCCTCGGCCGTGCTGATGGCGCTCGCCGTCTCGGGGCTGCCGACCGACCGGTTCAGCTTCGAGGGCTTCCTGCCGCGCAAGCACGGCGAGCGGGTCTCGACCTTCCGCTCCCTCGTCGACGAGCGCCGCACCATGGTGTTCTTCGAGTCGCCGCACCGCATCGGCGACGCCCTCGCCGACCTGGTCGAGGCGATGGGGCCCGAGCGCCGGGTCGTGGTGTGCCGCGAGCTGACGAAGATGTTCGAGGAGGTGCGCCGCGGTACGGCGGCCGAGCTCGCCGAGTGGGCGGCCGGCGGGCTCCGCGGAGAGATCTGCCTGGTGGTGCAGGGCGCTCCGGAGCGGGAGGCGTCGCAGGAGGACGCGCTCGCCGACGTCCTCGCGCGGGTCGCCGCCGGGGCGCGGCTCAAGGAGGCGTCGGCCGAGGTCGCCGAGCGCACCGGACTCTCGCGACGCGAGCTCTACGAGGCGGCGCTGGCGTCGCGCCGCGGTTGA